One stretch of Tepidibacter hydrothermalis DNA includes these proteins:
- the yihA gene encoding ribosome biogenesis GTP-binding protein YihA/YsxC → MKIRSSEIVMSAVNRDQYPAEGIPEVAFVGRSNVGKSSSINSLLNRRNFARVSQTPGKTRTINFYLINEEFFFVDLPGYGYAKVSKSEKAGWGKIMERYLTGRDELCRIYLLVDIRHEPTNDDKAMYDWVKYFGYDCTVVATKADKISRGKYQKHMSVIRKKLGLADEKIIPVSSLKKTGFDILWDDITNTYSEHGYEITVD, encoded by the coding sequence TTGAAAATAAGATCATCAGAGATAGTGATGAGTGCAGTAAATAGAGATCAGTATCCAGCAGAAGGAATTCCGGAAGTAGCATTTGTAGGAAGATCTAATGTAGGAAAGTCTTCTAGCATAAATTCACTTTTAAACAGAAGAAATTTTGCAAGAGTAAGTCAGACTCCAGGAAAAACAAGAACTATAAATTTTTATTTGATAAATGAAGAGTTTTTCTTTGTAGATTTACCTGGGTACGGATATGCAAAGGTTTCAAAATCTGAAAAAGCTGGCTGGGGAAAAATAATGGAAAGATACTTAACAGGAAGAGATGAGCTTTGCCGTATATATCTACTTGTAGATATAAGACATGAGCCTACTAATGATGATAAGGCTATGTATGATTGGGTAAAGTATTTTGGATACGATTGTACTGTAGTAGCTACTAAGGCTGATAAGATATCTAGAGGTAAGTATCAAAAGCATATGAGTGTTATAAGAAAAAAATTAGGACTTGCAGATGAAAAGATAATACCTGTATCTTCACTTAAAAAGACAGGATTTGATATTTTGTGGGATGATATTACTAATACTTATAGTGAGCATGGATATGAAATAACTGTAGATTAA